A genomic region of Raphanus sativus cultivar WK10039 chromosome 6, ASM80110v3, whole genome shotgun sequence contains the following coding sequences:
- the LOC108811328 gene encoding ninja-family protein AFP3-like: protein MAKNLGKEEDAEVELELCLSLGGPFKKAEKAQPLEFRTHRKPNTIRCVEDDVDLNDRMVKHENSATRKKLEAEQQISGGEGECKRIKTEHKEVTNGAEFDLSFSGLGNRYGSGQYKVISKPAAVGSPIRSSSDVSDPSSSSRQEGESCELGVNSGQTKPIKSPVNNILTGTTDGSNDVVVVETRQGSNSVVKETGKPPKPRSNGNKVNGSMLPFAQMPCVTSTGNGPEGKTVNGFLYRYSNSEVTIICVCHGTSFSPAEFIIHAGGTHVSHPLRHITVVPSKF, encoded by the exons ATGGCAAAAAATCTTGGAAAAGAAGAGGATGCTGAGGTCGAGCTTGAGCTATGTCTTTCTCTGGGAGGTCCTTTCAAGAAAGCAGAGAAAGCACAGCCGTTAGAGTTCCGTACGCATAGAAAACCTAACACCATCAGATGTGTGGAGGATGACGTTGATCTTAACGACAGAATGGTGAAGCATGAGAACAGTGCGACGAGGAAGAAACTGGAAGCGGAGCAGCAGATAAGTGGAGGAGAAGGAGAATGCAAGAGGATAAAAACAGAACACAAAGAAGTCACTAACGGCGCGGAGTTTGATTTGAGCTTCAGTGGATTGGGCAACAGGTACGGGTCGGGTCAATACAAGGTCATCAGTAAACCCGCTGCAGTCGGGTCACCCATTCGCAGCTCGTCCGACGTATCCGATCCAAGCAGCTCCTCTCGCCAAGAAG GTGAAAGTTGCGAACTTGGGGTAAATTCTGGCCAAACCAAACCGATTAAATCTCCGGTTAACAATATTTTAACCGGGACCACGGACGGTTCAAATGATGTGGTGGTAGTGGAGACTCGACAAGGGTCCAACTCTGTAGTCAAAGAGACAGGGAAGCCTCCAAAGCCGCGTTCTAACGGTAACAAAGTTAACGGCAGTATGCTTCCGTTTGCTCAGATGCCGTGCGTGACTAGCACCGGTAACGGACCCGAGGGCAAAACTGTAAATGGGTTTCTGTATCGGTACTCAAACTCAGAGGTCACCATAATCTGCGTCTGTCACGGAACGTCATTCTCACCGGCTGAGTTCATCATTCACGCTGGTGGAACGCATGTCTCGCATCCGTTAAGGCATATAACTGTTGTTCCGTCAaagttttag
- the LOC108813735 gene encoding uncharacterized protein LOC108813735 isoform X1, which yields MPDVQSMVLEFVNKLRKRKIEGSQATARCTVELLRSVISHHRVPHHANQASALIDAVKAVGAQLVAANPVELAVGNVVRRVLHIIREEDLSLATAAVAGLDLLDASDDDEDVNGKGIGYTAMSAAVVAAAARSTLRPPSLQTLLEGTPESATVPYTSSSGADSESKSKSADKSSITRKLKHDVIEGVNQLIHEIAGCHEQIAEQAIEHIHQNEVILTLGSSRTVLEFLCAAKEKKRSFRVFVAEGAPRYQGHLLAKELVARGLQTTVITDSAVFAMISRVNMVIIGAHAVMANGGVIGPVGVNMAALAAKKHAVPFVVLAGSHKLCPLYPHNPEVLLNELRSPSELLDFGEFSDCLDFGSGSGSPLLQVVNPTFDYVPPSLVSLFITDTGGHIPSYMYRLIADYYSADDLVM from the exons ATGCCAGACGTACAATCTATGGTGCTGGAGTTTGTTAACAAGCTCAGGAAACG TAAGATCGAGGGCTCACAGGCTACAGCTAGATGCACAGTAGAGTTGCTTAGGTCAGTGATCTCTCATCATCGAGTGCCTCACCACGCGAACCAAGCTTCGGCTCTTATCGATGCTGTGAAAGCCGTCGGTGCGCAACTTGTCGCTGCAAATCCTGTTg AGCTTGCTGTTGGGAATGTAGTGAGGCGGGTATTGCATATAATAAGGGAGGAGGATCTGTCTCTTGCTACAGCAGCTGTGGCTGGGTTGGATTTACTGGACGCGAGTGATGACGATGAAGATGTTAATGGGAAAGGGATTGGGTATACTGCGATGTCTGCGGCGGTTGTTGCAGCTGCTGCTAGGAGTACGTTGCGTCCTCCTTCTTTGCAGACGCTTCTTGAGGGCACTCCTGAGTCTGCGACTGTTCCGTACACTTCTTCATCTGGTGCTGATTCCGAAAGCAAAAGTAAAT CTGCCGACAAAAGTTCAATAACTAGGAAGCTGAAGCATGATGTTATAGAAGGAGTCAATCAACTTATCCATGAGATTGCTGGTTGTCATGAGCAGATCGCTGAGCAAGCTATAGAGCACATACATCAAAA TGAGGTGATTCTAACCTTGGGTAGCTCAAGAACAGTACTCGAGTTTCTGTGTGCTGCAAAGGAGAAAAAAAGATCATTTCGTGTATTTGTCGCCGAAGGTGCTCCAAG GTATCAGGGCCATCTATTAGCAAAAGAACTGGTAGCTAGAGGTCTGCAGACCACTGTGATCACTGACTCTGCAGTGTTTGCTATGATATCTCGAGTGAATATG GTTATAATCGGAGCTCATGCAGTGATGGCTAATGGTGGGGTTATAGGACCTGTTGGAGTCAACATGGCTGCCCTGGCAGCAAAAAAACACGCAGTCCCATTTGTGGTTCTAGCCGGTAGTCACAAG CTATGTCCACTGTATCCTCACAATCCGGAGGTATTACTAAACGAGCTGAGATCTCCGTCTGAACTGTTGGATTTTGGCGAATTCTCTGATTGCCTTGATTTTGGATCCGGTTCCGGGTCTCCCCTTCTTCAAGTTGTCAACCCAACCTTCGATTACGTCCCACCAAGCCTCGTCAGTCTCTTCATAACCGACAC GGGAGGACACATCCCATCTTACATGTACCGTCTTATCGCTGACTACTACTCTGCCGATGATTTGGTGATGTAG
- the LOC108813735 gene encoding uncharacterized protein LOC108813735 isoform X2, with translation MPDVQSMVLEFVNKLRKRKIEGSQATARCTVELLRSVISHHRVPHHANQASALIDAVKAVGAQLVAANPVELAVGNVVRRVLHIIREEDLSLATAAVAGLDLLDASDDDEDVNGKGIGYTAMSAAVVAAAARSTLRPPSLQTLLEGTPESATVPYTSSSGADSESKTADKSSITRKLKHDVIEGVNQLIHEIAGCHEQIAEQAIEHIHQNEVILTLGSSRTVLEFLCAAKEKKRSFRVFVAEGAPRYQGHLLAKELVARGLQTTVITDSAVFAMISRVNMVIIGAHAVMANGGVIGPVGVNMAALAAKKHAVPFVVLAGSHKLCPLYPHNPEVLLNELRSPSELLDFGEFSDCLDFGSGSGSPLLQVVNPTFDYVPPSLVSLFITDTGGHIPSYMYRLIADYYSADDLVM, from the exons ATGCCAGACGTACAATCTATGGTGCTGGAGTTTGTTAACAAGCTCAGGAAACG TAAGATCGAGGGCTCACAGGCTACAGCTAGATGCACAGTAGAGTTGCTTAGGTCAGTGATCTCTCATCATCGAGTGCCTCACCACGCGAACCAAGCTTCGGCTCTTATCGATGCTGTGAAAGCCGTCGGTGCGCAACTTGTCGCTGCAAATCCTGTTg AGCTTGCTGTTGGGAATGTAGTGAGGCGGGTATTGCATATAATAAGGGAGGAGGATCTGTCTCTTGCTACAGCAGCTGTGGCTGGGTTGGATTTACTGGACGCGAGTGATGACGATGAAGATGTTAATGGGAAAGGGATTGGGTATACTGCGATGTCTGCGGCGGTTGTTGCAGCTGCTGCTAGGAGTACGTTGCGTCCTCCTTCTTTGCAGACGCTTCTTGAGGGCACTCCTGAGTCTGCGACTGTTCCGTACACTTCTTCATCTGGTGCTGATTCCGAAAGCAAAA CTGCCGACAAAAGTTCAATAACTAGGAAGCTGAAGCATGATGTTATAGAAGGAGTCAATCAACTTATCCATGAGATTGCTGGTTGTCATGAGCAGATCGCTGAGCAAGCTATAGAGCACATACATCAAAA TGAGGTGATTCTAACCTTGGGTAGCTCAAGAACAGTACTCGAGTTTCTGTGTGCTGCAAAGGAGAAAAAAAGATCATTTCGTGTATTTGTCGCCGAAGGTGCTCCAAG GTATCAGGGCCATCTATTAGCAAAAGAACTGGTAGCTAGAGGTCTGCAGACCACTGTGATCACTGACTCTGCAGTGTTTGCTATGATATCTCGAGTGAATATG GTTATAATCGGAGCTCATGCAGTGATGGCTAATGGTGGGGTTATAGGACCTGTTGGAGTCAACATGGCTGCCCTGGCAGCAAAAAAACACGCAGTCCCATTTGTGGTTCTAGCCGGTAGTCACAAG CTATGTCCACTGTATCCTCACAATCCGGAGGTATTACTAAACGAGCTGAGATCTCCGTCTGAACTGTTGGATTTTGGCGAATTCTCTGATTGCCTTGATTTTGGATCCGGTTCCGGGTCTCCCCTTCTTCAAGTTGTCAACCCAACCTTCGATTACGTCCCACCAAGCCTCGTCAGTCTCTTCATAACCGACAC GGGAGGACACATCCCATCTTACATGTACCGTCTTATCGCTGACTACTACTCTGCCGATGATTTGGTGATGTAG
- the LOC108810369 gene encoding UV-B-induced protein At3g17800, chloroplastic-like gives MDSCLSKHAALPLLPSRSRRLSGDRRLLVLPAMRKVQYRSLVMVAAAGNNQCEPGSSFNAPLKPRTSQGRFLRGLLINKRHLFHYAAADELRLLAENREAALARMSLSFGSDEASLHRRIAQHKERYCKTAVQEIIYMLIVYKYSEIRVPLAPKLSRCIHNGRLEIWPKKDRELESIHSCDALELIKEHVDAVTGLRVNSRVTEKTQIQKLHLRKVYVASILCGYFLKSASLRHQLECSLPDLHGIGYLKGSVTGSSLTMRIAHVATKEHLRHYITRFDTETMQRCAKPRTEEARNLIKKQCLALFGMEESDEIIVTSYSSLKRLVLEAVAFGTFLWDTELYVDNTYKLNENAEAQENRSI, from the exons ATGGATAGTTGTCTCTCTAAACACGCGGCGCTCCCCTTACTCCCGTCCCGTTCGAGGAGACTGAGCGGCGATAGAAGATTATTGGTTCTTCCTGCGATGCGCAAGGTCCAGTATCGATCTTTAGTCATGGTTGCCGCTGCGGGTAACAACCAGTGCGAGCCTGGAAGCAGCTTTAACGCGCCGCTTAAACCTCGAACGTCGCAGGGAAGGTTTCTGAGAGGTCTGTTGATAAACAAGCGTCACCTCTTTCACTACGCCGCTGCTGATGAGCTCAGGTTGCTGGCAGAGAACCGTGAAGCTGCTTTGGCTCGTATGTCTCTCAGCTTTGGTTCCGATGAAGCTTCTCTACACAG AAGAATAGCTCAGCACAAGGAACGTTACTGCAAAACAGCAGTCCAAGAAATAATATACATGCTAATAGTCTATAAATACTCTGAGATAAGGGTCCCTCTGGCTCCAAAGCTCTCTAGATGCATCCACAATGGAAGACTCGAGATATGGCCTAAGAAAGACCGGGAGCTGGAGTCAATCCACAGCTGCGATGCCCTTGAACTCATCAAAGAACACGTAGACGCGGTCACCGGATTACGTGTCAATTCACGCGTGACTGAAAAAACACAGATACAGAAGCTTCATCTCAGGAAGGTATACGTTGCCTCGATCTTGTGTGGTTACTTCTTGAAATCCGCTTCCCTCAGACACCAACTCGAGTGTTCCTTACCGGATCTCCATGGAATTGGATATCTTAAAGGTTCTGTCACTGGATCTTCTTTGACAATGAGGATTGCACATGTGGCCACCAAGGAGCACCTGAGGCATTACATCACAAGGTTCGACACCGAGACAATGCAGAGATGTGCAAAACCAAGGACAGAGGAAGCAAGGAATCTGATAAAGAAGCAATGTTTGGCTCTTTTTGGTATGGAGGAAAGCGATGAGATCATCGTGACATCGTATTCGAGTCTGAAGCGGTTGGTTCTGGAAGCTGTGGCGTTTGGGACGTTTTTGTGGGACACGGAGTTGTATGTAGATAATACATATAAGCTCAATGAGAATGCAGAAGCGCAAGAAAATAGAAGTATATGA
- the LOC108812803 gene encoding uncharacterized protein LOC108812803: protein MSRCFPFPPPGYEKKIRNDEADSLIKEKKKKEKKHKKEKKDKEKKEGKDSKDKDTSKDKHKERKEKKEKHKDRKDKDRNKEKSTTSEDKKAVGVLPNTGDREKLVVSNTLHSNGNGESKFIQDLARRIRDEEEATESQSVGKIRNDDDERRINNTHKNFAMEKRPENAVRQVLSCTGQKGTEVMFKPLENKKDQAKKMEVEENRVITADTPLDSGGIEKSEPKYTTDRSSKDKKEAETKADQGKPKDVEGGTKLKERDVDTRNFRVQQNLSRESVKNLTSGGILGKRKDLETNGFLHENGSRPKKIQRPVASPVSSVENGRKLEACQTPLKPVSALQEAMRNPEAKEQRVNGFIKSPEPKSHPKITSVKAKENGEASSAKKRPHSDLKYLDQILNVPEREELHEVDESEEQEWLFGQSGMKLSKKPKTVSTISSDDSLQVWNQSLSIESADIVALPYVVPF from the exons ATGTCTCGTTGCTTCCCATTTCCACCTCCAGGATATGAGAAGAAGATTAGAAACGATGAAGCGGACTCTTTGATAAAG gaaaagaaaaagaaagaaaagaagcacaaaaaggagaagaaggataaagaaaagaaagaaggaaaagaCAGTAAGGATAAAGACACAAGCAAAGACAAACATAAGGAACGGAAGGAGAAAAAGGAGAAACATAAAGATAGGAAAGACAAAGACCGGAATAAAGAAAAGAGCACAACTTCGGAGGACAAAAAAGCTGTTGGTGTTCTGCCTAACACAGGGGACAGAGAGAAGCTTGTAGTATCAAACACCTTGCATAGCAATGGTAATGGAGAGTCTAAGTTTATACAAGACCTGGCGAGAAGGAtcagagatgaagaagaagctacaGAGAGTCAAAGTGTGGGAAAGATCaggaatgatgatgatgaaagaaGAATCAATAACACCCATAAAAACTTTGCAATGGAGAAAAGGCCTGAAAATGCGGTTCGTCAAGTATTATCTTGCACTGGTCAGAAAGGAACCGAGGTCATGTTTAAACCATTGGAGAATAAAAAAGACCAGGCAAAGAAAATGGAAGTAGAAGAAAATAGAGTGATTACGGCTGATACGCCACTGGATAGTGGAGGGATAGAGAAAAGTGAACCGAAGTACACAACAGATAGAAGTAGTAAAGACAAGAAAGAGGCGGAAACAAAGGCTGATCAGGGCAAACCAAAAGATGTAGAGGGAGGGACCAAATTAAAAGAGAGAGATGTAGATACTAGGAACTTTAGAGTGCAACAAAACCTTTCAAGGGAGAGCGTCAAAAATCTTACTTCAGGGGGGATTCTTGGCAAACGGAAAGATCTTGAGACAAATGGATTCTTGCATG AGAATGGATCTAGGCCAAAGAAGATACAGAGGCCAGTTGCTTCTCCAGTATCATCCGTGGAAAACGGAAGAAAATTGGAAGCATGCCAAACTCCTCTAAAACCTGTTTCTGCATTGCAAGAAGCAATGCGTAATCCAGAGGCCAAGGAGCAAAGAGTTAACGGTTTCATCAAGTCTCCAGAACCCAAAAGCCATCCAAAGATAACTTCTGTGAAAGCCAAGGAAAACGGTGAAGCATCATCAGCGAAAAAGCGACCTCACTCTGACTTAAAGTATTTGGATCAGATACTGAATGTACCAGAAAGGGAGGAATTGCATGAGGTTGATGAAAGTGAAGAACAAGAGTGGCTTTTTGGTCAGTCTGGTATGAAACTGTCAAAGAAGCCAAAAACAGTTTCTACTATTTCGTCGGATGACTCTCTGCAAGTCTGGAATCAGTCTCTTAGTATAGAATCTGCTGACATTGTAGCTCTTCCATATGTTGTTCCATTCTAG
- the LOC108812802 gene encoding GTP cyclohydrolase 1 — protein sequence MGSLDEGPLNLDIEMGLKNGCCIELPPFEHQPETLAIQDAVKLLLQGLHEDVNRDGIKKTPFRVAKALREGTRGYKQKVKEYVQSALFPEAGLDEGVGQAGGVGGLVVVRDLDHYSYCESCLLPFHVRCHIGYVPSEQRVLGLSKFSRVADVFAKRLQEPQRLADEICSALQHWVKPSGVAVVLQCSHIHFPSLLDVVDSSPSHDGFVKLLVSSGSGVFDDERSDLWGEFLSFLKFKGVMKTQGDASVKEWCPSVRSKLLLEEDPEMVSAVVSILRSLGEDPSRKELVATPSRFLKWMMNFQNVNLEMKLNGFINSVNLNGEIREKKRLHCELNLPFWSMCEHHLLPFYGVVHVGYYRAEGSNSVASSLVKSIVHFYGFKLQVQERMTRQIAEKLSPLVGGDVIVVAEAGHTCMISRGIEKFGSSTATIAVLGQFCNDSSARAAFLDKIHTTTTAL from the exons ATGGGGTCATTAGACGAAGGGCCTTTGAATCTGGACATTGAGATGGGTTTGAAAAACGGCTGCTGCATTGAGCTTCCTCCCTTTGAGCACCAACCAGAGACTCTAGCGATCCAAGACGCCGTCAAGCTTCTCCTCCAAGGTCTTCACGAAGATGTCAACAGAGACGGAATCAAAAAGACTCCTTTCCGCGTCGCCAAGGCCCTTCGTGAAGGCACCAGAG GTTATAAGCAAAAAGTGAAGGAGTATGTACAGAGTGCTCTGTTTCCAGAAGCAGGGCTAGACGAAGGAGTTGGGCAAGCGGGAGGAGTGGGAGGACTCGTTGTAGTTCGAGATCTCGACCATTACTCTTACTGCGAGTCTTGCTTGCTTCCTTTTCACGTCAGGTGCCACATAGGTTACGTCCCGTCGGAGCAGCGCGTCTTGGGACTGAGCAAGTTCTCTAGAGTGGCGGATGTTTTCGCCAAGCGGCTCCAAGAGCCTCAGCGTCTGGCTGATGAGATATGCTCTGCGCTCCAGCACTGGGTCAAACCTTCCGGCGTCGCTGTTGTTCTGCAGTGCTCTCACATTCACTTCCCAAGCTTGTTGGATGTAGTAGACTCGTCGCCAAGCCATGATGGGTTTGTGAAGCTGCTTGTTTCTTCTGGTTCAGGTGTTTTCGATGATGAAAGGTCGGATCTTTGGGGTGAGTTCTTGAGTTTCTTGAAGTTTAAAGGCGTGATGAAGACACAAGGTGATGCTTCTGTGAAAGAGTGGTGTCCGAGCGTTAGGTCTAAACTCTTGCTTGAAGAGGACCCTGAAATGGTATCTGCGGTTGTCTCCATTCTGAGATCATTAGGAGAAGATCCATCAAGGAAAGAACTCGTTGCTACACCCTCTCGTTTCCTCAAGTGGATGATGAACTTCCAAAACGTTAACCTCGAGATGAAGCTAAACGGGTTTATTAACTCTGTCAACCTCAATGGCGAGATCAGAGAGAAGAAGAGGCTGCACTGTGAACTAAACTTACCCTTCTGGTCAATGTGTGAGCATCATCTGCTTCCTTTCTACGGAGTTGTTCATGTTGGCTACTACCGCGCTGAAGGATCAAACTCTGTTGCAAGCTCACTCGTGAAGTCTATTGTACATTTTTACGGGTTCAAGCTTCAAGTGCAAGAGAGGATGACTCGGCAGATAGCTGAGAAGCTATCACCTCTTGTTGGTGGGGATGTGATAGTAGTAGCGGAAGCAGGGCATACTTGTATGATCTCTAGAGGGATTGAGAAGTTTGGAAGCAGCACTGCTACTATTGCAGTTTTGGGTCAGTTTTGTAATGACAGTTCAGCAAGAGCGGCGTTTCTAGACAAGATCCATACTACAACAACTGCCTTGTAA
- the LOC108809202 gene encoding dolichol-phosphate mannose synthase subunit 3-like, giving the protein MKHVVKILSLVLAVSAIWITLLQAAIIPQSHTWLLPIYFVVSLGCYGLLMVGVGIMQFPTCPREAVLLNHDIAEAKDFLSTNGIDIGTY; this is encoded by the exons ATGAAGCACGTGGTGAAGATCTTGAGCCTGGTGTTGGCAGTCTCTGCCATCTGGATTACTCTTTTGCAGGCTGCAATTATTCCTCAAAGCCATACATGGTTG CTACCGATATACTTTGTAGTGTCACTTGGATGCTATGGTCTATTAATGGTTGGAGTCGGGATAATGCAGTTCCCTACCTGTCCTCGAGAAGCAGTTCTCTTGAACCAT GATATTGCAGAGGCAAAAGACTTCTTAAGCACAAACGGGATAGATATTGGAACGTATTGA
- the LOC108813733 gene encoding LOW QUALITY PROTEIN: pentatricopeptide repeat-containing protein At3g07290, mitochondrial (The sequence of the model RefSeq protein was modified relative to this genomic sequence to represent the inferred CDS: inserted 1 base in 1 codon; deleted 1 base in 1 codon; substituted 1 base at 1 genomic stop codon), with protein sequence MLINIRISRKMSSLARHALHSSLAYSSLSSQPSQLLLQDEAEARDVASLLKTLNWEKNTSFKSLVSHISPNIASQLISFYSSETNTCVRFFTLVCKHSSYCFYPXLLKLIVFSDLYQIAHSVILALVRESTIRERETLLTKLMTCFDQLRDETGFRLNYPCYISLLMSLAKLDLGLLAYLTYKRMESDGFVAGEIDYRTVINALCKNGLTEAAEMFMCKIVKIGFVLDSHVCTSLVLGFCRGLNFVDALRVFDVMSRDEASAPNSVTYSNLIHELCQVGRLEEVFVFKDKMGENGCEPSTRTYTVLIKALCDKGFSLFDEMVGKGGCKASVHTYTVLIDGLCRHGKVEEANGVFRKMVEDGILPSVVTYNALINGYCKEGRIVPAFEVLAVMEKRGCRPNVRTFNELMEGLCRVGRPFKAVRLLKRMVDDGLSPDVVSYNVLIDGLCREGLVNVVYKLLGSMSFFDIEHDCVTFTAMIDGLCKRGKADVASAFLVLMVRKGINVDEVTCTALINGFCKLGKTRDALFILETLGKMRRLTTPHSLNVLLDVLSKSCKVKEELAMLGKINKLGLVPSVVTYTTLVDGLIRSGDTSGSSRMLETMKSSGCLPNVYPYTIIINGLCQFGRLEEAEKLLAAMQDSGVSPNHVTYTVMVKGYVDNGKLDRALEIVGVMVXRGYELNERVYSYLLHGLVALQGSDDACISKLVSMVEQLGGSTRGLYDFVVTRLCKEGRIDESNELIQTMLKRGVYIEKAIDTVIESYCGRKEHSKCVELITFVLGNGFVPSFKSFFLVIQGLKKGGETEQARELVMELLSSNGVVEKSRMLDYVKCLMEGNEAGDCGEVIDMIDQLHYKERPIF encoded by the exons ATGCTGATAAACATCAGAATTTCTCGAAAGATGTCATCTTTAGCTCGCCATGCTCTTCATTCTTCTCTCGCCTACTCCTCCCTGTCTTCTCAACCCTCTCAGCTTCTTCTCCAAGACGAGGCGGAGGCTCGCGATGTCGCATCATTACTAAAAACCCTAAATTGGGAGAAAAACACCTCCTTCAAATCCCTAGTTTCCCACATAAGCCCAAACATCGCTTCCCAATTAATCTCCTTCTACAGCTCCGAAACCAACACCTGCGTCCGTTTCTTCACATTGGTCTGCAAGCACTCCTCCTACTGCTTCTACC AACTTTTAAAACTCATCGTTTTCTCTGATCTCTACCAAATCGCACACAGCGTCATCCTCGCGCTGGTCAGAGAGTCCACCATCCGCGAGAGAGAGACGCTGCTGACGAAACTGATGACCTGTTTCGACCAATTGAGAGACGAGACCGGGTTCAGGTTGAACTACCCTTGCTACATCTCGCTTCTCATGTCTTTAGCTAAGCTTGACTTAGGGCTCTTGGCTTACCTGACTTATAAAAGAATGGAATCCGACGGGTTCGTCGCTGGGGAGATCGATTACAGAACGGTCATCAACGCTCTGTGCAAGAACGGTTTAACAGAAGCTGCTGAGATGTTTATGTGTAAGATTGTTAAAATCGGGTTTGTGTTGGACTCTCATGTATGCACTTCTTTGGTTCTTGGGTTTTGTCGTGGTTTGAATTTTGTAGATGCTTTGAGAGTGTTTGATGTGATGTCTAGAGATGAAGCTTCGGCTCCGAACTCCGTTACTTACTCGAATTTGATTCACGAGTTGTGTCAAGTAGGGAGGCTCGAGGAAGTTTTTGTGTTTAAGGATAAAATGGGTGAGAATGGTTGTGAGCCGAGTACACGTACGTATACAGTGCTTATTAAAGCGTTGTGTGATAAAGGTTTTAGCTTGTTCGATGAGATGGTTGGTAAAGGGGGTTGCAAGGCGAGTGTTCATACCTATACCGTTTTGATTGATGGGTTGTGTAGACATGGGAAGGTTGAGGAGGCTAATGGGGTTTTTCGGAAGATGGTTGAGGATGGGATATTACCTAGTGTGGTGACTTACAATGCTTTGATAAATGGTTACTGCAAAGAAGGGAGGATCGTTCCGGCGTTTGAGGTGCTTGCTGTGATGGAGAAGAGGGGTTGCAGACCTAATGTGAGGACTTTTAATGAGCTTATGGAAGGGTTATGTAGGGTTGGGAGACCGTTTAAGGCCGTGCGTTTGTTGAAGAGGATGGTTGATGATGGTTTGTCGCCTGATGTTGTGAGTTATAATGTTTTGATCGATGGGTTGTGTAGAGAAGGGCTTGTGAACGTGGTGTACAAGCTTCTTGGTTCGATGAGT TTTTTTGATATTGAGCATGATTGTGTAACGTTCACTGCTATGATTGATGGTTTATGCAAACGAGGGAAGGCTGATGTAGCGAGTGCGTTCTTGGTTTTGATGGTGAGAAAAGGGATAAACGTAGATGAAGTTACGTGTACAGCTCTTATTAATGGGTTCTGTAAACTTGGTAAAACTCGTGATGCGTTGTTTATACTAGAGACATTGGGTAAGATGAGACGATTGACAACTCCTCACTCGCTTAATGTCCTTCTCGATGTGCTGAGTAAAAGCTGTAAAGTGAAAGAAGAGTTAGCGATGCTTGGGAAGATTAATAAGCTTGGTTTAGTTCCTTCTGTGGTGACTTACACAACGCTGGTCGACGGGTTGATTCGGTCAGGTGATACCAGCGGTTCATCGAGGATGCTGGAAACGATGAAGTCAAGTGGTTGTTTGCCGAATGTTTATCCATACACAATCATCATCAACGGTCTTTGCCAATTTGGTAGACTCGAGGAAGCAGAGAAGCTTCTTGCTGCTATGCAAGACTCGGGAGTCTCGCCGAACCATGTTACTTATACCGTTATGGTGAAAGGATATGTAGATAATGGGAAACTAGACCGTGCTCTCGAGATTGTAGGTGTTATGGTTTAAAGAGGGTATGAACTGAACGAGCGTGTCTATTCTTATCTGCTACATGGACTTGTTGCTTTACAAGGAAGCGATGATGCGTGTATCAGCAAGCTAGTATCTATGGTTGAACAGCTAGGTGGGTCAACACGCGGATTATATGATTTTGTTGTCACACGGCTATGCAAAGAAGGAAGAATAGATGAGTCCAACGAACTGATACAAACTATGCTCAAGAGAGGTGTTTATATCGAGAAGGCAATAGACACCGTCATAGAATCTTACTGTGGCAGGAAGGAACACAGCAAGTGTGTGGAGCTGATCACTTTTGTTCTTGGAAATGGGTTCGTTCCTAGTTTCAAATCCTTCTTCTTAGTGATTCAAGGTTTGAAGAAGGGAGGAGAGACAGAGCAGGCACGTGAGCTGGTGATGGAGCTTCTGAGCTCAAATGGGGTTGTAGAAAAGAGTAGAATGTTGGATTATGTTAAGTGTCTGATGGAAGGAAATGAAGCTGGTGACTGCGGTGAAGTCATTGATATGATTGATCAATTGCACTACAAAGAAAGACCCATCTTCTAA